One window from the genome of Garra rufa chromosome 1, GarRuf1.0, whole genome shotgun sequence encodes:
- the LOC141342282 gene encoding immunoglobulin mu heavy chain-like, which produces MIELLSGGDRFVRTSKDLFKVRDEILDGAGRWPGLAPDGVRPLQSRSYSHGQTLTSSGSEVKKPGESVTLSCVVSGLSLSWLHWIRQKPGRGLEWIGRIDGGTGTIFAQSLQGQFSITKDTSKNTVYLEIKSLKTEDAAVYYCARESHCDAFDYWGKGTQVIVTNEVPKAPKVFMMSPCESPPGSLVVGCLATEFLPAESVRFKWMDQHGNALTDFIQYPTLKTNNTMLKVSHITINETKWNQSQITCEAVHPSGNVPETIRTVKSQTPTLSLVLVTTPKSTSVMCVIEDFYPKKINVQWKVNNINSMSQLKLQSKLNDTGRYTAYSFYEISNKMWDVNTLFTCEVIHQGKPFKTEANFKAKFALTLKSPIQREIFVNDKVVLEAIVSGDINDTVEKANVSCSVNNAGVSVGTGKLEFSDDISQSIKKFRFTVDTKKWFDGEMVTCSTREKNNKDIKQTILFDKGDGKKPIVTIYKHDGDKDTDPISLVCEVASPKLGDVYIMWKVNDTYIEGITSAPIHQKGSMSVLSILTKQDPKATFTCAVIHANMSNRKSPSQASTSQSKCPELSCE; this is translated from the exons ATGATAGAGCTGCTCTCCGGCGGAGATCGCTTCGTCCGAACTTCCAAAGACCTCTTTAAAGTGCGCGATGAAATTTTGGATGGTGCTGGTCGCTGGCCCGGCTTGGCGCCAGATGGTGTCCGCCCACTTCAGAGCAGGTCCT ATTCACATGGTCAAACACTGACCTCTTCTGGCTCTGAAGTAAAGAAACCTGGAGAATCAGTCACACTGTCTTGTGTGGTTTCTGGACTCTCCCTTAGCTGGTTGCACTGGATCCGTCAGAAACCAGGGAGAGGACTGGAGTGGATTGGGCGTATTGACGGTGGTACTGGCACTATTTTTGCTCAGTCTCTACAGGGTCAGTTCTCCATCACAAAAGACACAAGCAAAAACACAGTGTACTTGGAGATAAAAAGTCTGAAAACTGAAGATGCAGCTGTTTATTACTGTGCACGAGA GTCTCACTGTGATGCTTTTGACTACTGGGGTAAAGGCACCCAAGTGATCGTCACAA ATGAAGTTCCCAAAGCACCAAAAGTGTTTATGATGTCTCCATGCGAATCCCCACCTGGTTCCCTAGTTGTTGGCTGTTTGGCTACAGAGTTTTTACCTGCTGAATCTGTCAGATTCAAATGGATGGATCAGCACGGAAATGCTTTGACTGATTTCATCCAGTACCCTACATTAAAAACTAACAACACAATGCTGAAAGTCAGTCACATAACTATTAATGAAACAAAATGGAATCAAAGTCAGATTACTTGTGAAGCAGTACACCCATCAGGAAATGTCCCAGAAACAATCAGAACAG TTAAATCACAGACACCAACCCTGAGCTTAGTCCTTGTAACAACTCCGAAAAGTACATCTGTCATGTGTGTCATTGAGGATTTCTATCCAAAGAAGATCAATGTACAATGGAAAGTGAATAATATCAACAGCATGAGTCAGCTAAAACTGCAAAGCAAGCTGAATGATACAGGTCGTTACACAGCATACAGTTTTTATGAAATCAGCAATAAGATGTGGGATGTGAATACTCTGTTTACCTGTGAGGTCATACACCAGGGAAAACCGTTTAAAACGGAAGCAAACTTTAAAG CTAAATTTGCACTGACTCTGAAGTCACCTATTCAGAGAGAAATATTTGTAAATGATAAAGTTGTCTTGGAAGCTATTGTTTCTGGAGATATAAATGACACAGTGGAAAAAGCCAACGTGTCATGCTCGGTGAACAATGCTGGAGTCAGTGTGGGAACAGGAAAACTTGAGTTTTCTGATGACATTTCACAGTCTATAAAAAAATTCAGGTTCACTGTCGATACAAAGAAATGGTTTGATGGTGAAATGGTCACCTGCTCCACCAGGGAGAAAAATAACAAAGACATCAAGCAGACAATCCTTTTTGATAAAGGAG ATGGAAAAAAACCCATTGTTACCATTTACAAACATGATGGGGATAAGGACACCGATCCTATCTCGCTGGTGTGTGAGGTTGCCAGTCCTAAACTTGGCGACGTCTACATAATGTGGAAAGTTAATGATACTTACATAGAGGGCATAACCAGTGCACCCATCCATCAAAAGGGCTCCATGTCTGTTCTCAGCATCCTAACAAAACAAGATCCTAAAGCCACCTTCACCTGTGCAGTCATACATGCCAACATGAGCAATAGAAAATCTCCATCACAAGCTTCAACAAGCCAAAGTAAATGCCCAGAGCTTTCATGTGAATAA